The following are from one region of the Magnetococcus sp. PR-3 genome:
- the ftsW gene encoding putative lipid II flippase FtsW, producing MDLRNQPYDLLIAVIAMILVTTGLVMVFSASSPMSLRLYGDPTHFAIRNMIYAGIGLVLMVTLARMPLETIRTLGRIGFWICLLLLVLVLIPGIGRAGGGAQRWLDLGFINVQPSEPFKVAMVLYVAHLLTADPERVNRIKGGLLPLIALFSIAATLLMAEPDFGATLTVGAVMLGMIFVAGIRIGWILTMLATTLPAAAIGVMMAPYRLKRVMSFLDPWDDPLGTDFQLVQSLLAFGNGGLGGTGLGEGQQKQFYLPESHTDFIFAVIGEELGLAAVLLIIALFALLVWRAFRIARNSEVRFVSLSAAGLGMLIGSQSLANMGVVMGLLPPKGLTLPMVSYGGSSMIITLGAIGLLLAFSRTLPKDPNRSPAAV from the coding sequence ATGGATTTACGCAATCAACCCTATGATCTTCTCATTGCCGTTATTGCAATGATTTTAGTGACGACCGGGCTGGTGATGGTTTTTTCCGCCTCATCCCCCATGTCGCTACGCCTCTATGGCGATCCCACACACTTTGCCATCCGCAATATGATCTATGCGGGTATCGGCTTAGTCCTTATGGTGACGTTAGCCCGTATGCCGCTAGAGACCATCCGTACCCTGGGCCGTATTGGCTTTTGGATCTGCCTGCTACTCTTGGTTTTGGTCCTTATACCCGGTATTGGTCGTGCAGGTGGTGGCGCACAGCGCTGGCTGGACCTGGGCTTTATCAATGTGCAGCCATCCGAGCCTTTTAAAGTAGCCATGGTTCTCTACGTTGCCCACCTCCTTACGGCAGACCCTGAACGGGTCAACCGCATCAAGGGCGGCCTGCTGCCACTCATTGCACTCTTCTCCATCGCTGCGACTTTGCTGATGGCGGAGCCCGACTTTGGCGCCACCCTGACCGTGGGTGCGGTTATGCTGGGCATGATCTTTGTGGCCGGTATTCGCATTGGTTGGATTTTGACCATGCTGGCCACCACACTGCCTGCTGCAGCGATTGGTGTCATGATGGCCCCTTATCGCCTAAAACGGGTTATGTCATTTTTAGACCCGTGGGACGATCCTCTGGGAACCGATTTTCAGTTGGTGCAATCGCTACTCGCCTTTGGTAACGGAGGCCTGGGTGGTACCGGCTTGGGCGAAGGCCAGCAAAAACAGTTTTACTTGCCAGAGTCTCACACTGACTTTATTTTTGCGGTTATTGGCGAAGAGCTCGGCTTGGCTGCGGTACTACTGATCATTGCACTCTTTGCTCTACTGGTCTGGCGGGCCTTTCGGATCGCCCGTAACAGTGAGGTTCGTTTTGTCTCGCTATCGGCCGCGGGCCTGGGCATGTTGATTGGCTCTCAAAGTTTGGCCAATATGGGAGTGGTTATGGGGTTGCTACCCCCTAAAGGTTTGACGCTCCCCATGGTCAGTTATGGAGGTTCTTCCATGATTATTACTCTAGGCGCCATTGGACTGCTGCTCGCTTTCTCGCGCACCCTACCTAAAGACCCCAACCGTTCACCTGCGGCGGTATAG
- the murB gene encoding UDP-N-acetylmuramate dehydrogenase, translating to MGSHGPFSDLNIATLEEVPLAPMTTLKIGGNARWLVRPSGPGELSRLYRTWPRDLPRFILGGGSNLLVDDCGFHGVVVDLTHTLNAIEVEHQDTHGGILRVGAGAPTRKTAHVARKNGLSGLAFMAGIPGSIGGALRMNAGAYGGDIKSVLLDAQLMDADGNLHTRNSQELGLAYRHCDLPTGWVFISARFQLTQGNEETIKAQMRANNQKRTQAQPLRYPSAGSIFRNPPGEAAWKLINAAGLRGHRIGDAQISEKHSNFFVNLGAASSTHMEELIELARTRVAQQSGVKMTLEIGILRPDGFYKETEG from the coding sequence ATGGGAAGTCACGGGCCCTTTTCCGACCTTAACATAGCCACGCTGGAAGAAGTGCCGCTGGCACCTATGACCACACTAAAAATCGGAGGCAACGCACGATGGCTCGTGCGACCGAGTGGTCCAGGTGAACTAAGCCGGCTCTACCGCACCTGGCCGAGGGACCTTCCTCGGTTCATTCTTGGAGGGGGAAGCAACCTCCTGGTGGATGATTGCGGGTTTCATGGCGTGGTGGTCGATTTGACCCATACCCTCAATGCCATCGAAGTTGAACATCAGGATACCCATGGCGGTATCTTGCGTGTCGGTGCTGGAGCCCCTACCCGTAAAACCGCCCATGTGGCGCGAAAGAACGGGTTATCAGGTCTCGCCTTTATGGCGGGTATACCTGGCTCTATCGGCGGTGCGCTACGCATGAATGCAGGAGCCTATGGTGGAGACATCAAAAGCGTTCTGCTTGATGCACAACTGATGGATGCGGATGGCAATCTGCACACACGAAATAGTCAAGAACTTGGTTTGGCATACCGCCATTGCGACCTACCCACAGGATGGGTTTTCATCTCTGCCCGGTTTCAGTTAACCCAGGGCAATGAAGAGACCATTAAGGCGCAGATGCGGGCCAACAACCAAAAACGGACCCAGGCACAGCCGTTGAGGTATCCCTCAGCTGGCAGCATTTTCCGCAACCCTCCTGGGGAAGCGGCCTGGAAGCTGATTAATGCAGCGGGACTGCGCGGCCACCGTATTGGTGATGCGCAAATTTCCGAAAAGCACAGCAACTTTTTCGTCAACCTGGGCGCAGCCTCCTCCACGCACATGGAGGAACTAATTGAGCTGGCCAGAACCCGGGTGGCGCAGCAATCTGGTGTCAAAATGACACTGGAAATCGGCATTCTCAGACCAGATGGTTTCTACAAAGAGACCGAGGGATGA
- the murC gene encoding UDP-N-acetylmuramate--L-alanine ligase: MYPKIQHIHFVGIGGIGMSGIAEVLLNLGYRVSGSDLSENANVVRLRNQGAVIQQGHTADAIEGADAVVTSSAVKADNPEVVAARAQRIPIVPRAEMLAELMRLKYGIAIAGTHGKTTTTSLVATLLDSADMDPTVVNGGIVKSLGSNARLGQGAFLVTEADESDGSFLKLSPTIAVVTNMDPEHMSHYGTFDAVRDAFREFVAKIPFYGLAVLCGDHPEVNLLAEEMLDKRIISYGLTDQVDLQAVNIRQEGIATHFEVIRHDRHHPDGVQSHSLGIITLNMPGCHNVSNTLAALAVAMELEVPWDRCAQALSRFGGVQRRFDLLHQESTITIIDDYAHHPVEIEATMEAVRKGYPDKRVVAVFQPHRYSRVLDHMHEFFRCFKNADLILVDEIFRAGEQPPEGPLGEQGAMVLVVGIRRHTEGDVALLADDERWGLDLEGKLQPNDVVVFLGAGDISRRAHAFADGWKKQASE; encoded by the coding sequence GTGTATCCCAAGATTCAACATATCCACTTTGTGGGCATTGGTGGCATCGGCATGAGCGGGATTGCCGAAGTTTTGCTGAACCTGGGCTACCGAGTCAGCGGCTCTGACCTGTCCGAGAACGCCAATGTTGTGCGTTTGCGCAACCAAGGTGCGGTGATCCAACAGGGTCATACGGCAGATGCCATTGAGGGCGCGGATGCCGTTGTGACCTCATCCGCCGTTAAAGCTGACAACCCCGAGGTAGTGGCCGCGCGGGCACAACGCATTCCCATTGTTCCCCGTGCGGAGATGCTGGCTGAGCTGATGCGTTTAAAATATGGCATCGCCATCGCGGGCACCCATGGCAAAACCACCACCACCTCTCTTGTCGCCACCCTCTTGGATAGTGCAGATATGGACCCCACCGTAGTGAACGGTGGTATTGTAAAATCGCTAGGGAGCAATGCCCGCTTAGGTCAGGGCGCTTTTTTGGTGACTGAAGCTGATGAGAGTGATGGCTCTTTTTTGAAACTCTCACCGACCATTGCGGTTGTGACCAATATGGACCCGGAGCATATGAGCCACTACGGCACCTTTGATGCCGTAAGGGATGCGTTCCGCGAATTTGTCGCCAAAATTCCCTTTTATGGGTTGGCCGTCTTGTGCGGTGACCACCCTGAGGTCAACCTACTGGCGGAAGAGATGTTGGACAAACGCATTATCAGCTATGGTCTGACCGACCAAGTAGATCTGCAAGCTGTTAATATCCGGCAAGAGGGCATTGCCACCCACTTTGAAGTCATTCGCCATGACCGCCACCATCCAGACGGCGTTCAGAGTCACAGTTTAGGCATCATCACCCTCAACATGCCGGGCTGTCATAATGTCTCCAATACACTGGCGGCACTGGCGGTCGCCATGGAGCTGGAAGTCCCCTGGGATCGATGCGCTCAAGCTCTCTCACGCTTTGGCGGTGTGCAACGTCGCTTTGACTTGCTCCATCAAGAATCCACCATCACCATTATTGACGACTACGCCCACCATCCGGTAGAGATTGAAGCAACCATGGAGGCGGTGCGTAAAGGGTATCCAGACAAGCGGGTTGTTGCCGTCTTTCAACCCCACCGTTACAGCCGTGTTTTGGATCATATGCATGAATTTTTCCGCTGTTTCAAAAATGCCGATCTGATCTTGGTGGATGAAATTTTTCGTGCGGGAGAGCAGCCCCCTGAAGGACCCCTCGGTGAACAGGGGGCCATGGTGCTTGTTGTGGGCATACGTCGACACACAGAAGGGGATGTCGCCCTACTGGCGGATGATGAGCGTTGGGGGTTGGATTTAGAAGGAAAACTCCAACCGAATGATGTCGTCGTCTTTTTAGGAGCTGGCGATATCAGCCGACGTGCACACGCCTTTGCGGATGGTTGGAAAAAACAAGCAAGTGAGTAA
- the murG gene encoding undecaprenyldiphospho-muramoylpentapeptide beta-N-acetylglucosaminyltransferase, with protein sequence MTDTAKRLLITGGGTGGHLFPALAVAAQWQERHGPGSVHFIGGTKGLENRLVPEAGYTLDSLTVGQLKGKGLSHKLLTVLGLLPAIWQARTILKRYNPHVVLGVGGYASAPAMMAAKLLGIPMALHEQNARAGLTNRLLSRLAGKVMVSFEGVCEQFEGKSCAFTGNPVRQSLTQVPDLVIPKTFSTERPFRILVFGGSQGASIFSEMVPEALSPLAENGAPIEVTQQVRGEDPQALQSRYATMGIQAVASPFIEDMASAYAQADLVICRSGATSVAELAATGRPAIMVPYPHAADDHQAANAAALSNHQAGWLRRQEKLDVPWLQAFITSLIMEPSQLKTTGNNARRQARTEADRTIADLLETMI encoded by the coding sequence ATGACTGATACGGCAAAACGTCTGCTGATTACGGGTGGTGGCACAGGGGGGCATCTGTTCCCTGCACTGGCGGTGGCTGCACAATGGCAGGAGAGACATGGGCCTGGGTCAGTCCATTTTATTGGGGGCACAAAAGGCTTGGAAAATCGCCTGGTTCCCGAGGCAGGTTATACGCTAGACAGCCTGACGGTTGGCCAACTTAAGGGCAAAGGTCTAAGCCACAAACTGCTGACGGTTTTGGGTTTACTCCCCGCCATATGGCAAGCCAGAACCATTCTTAAACGCTACAATCCTCACGTCGTGCTCGGGGTTGGGGGTTACGCCTCTGCGCCCGCGATGATGGCAGCCAAGCTGTTGGGTATTCCCATGGCTCTGCATGAACAAAATGCCCGCGCAGGGTTGACCAACCGCCTATTGAGCCGCCTGGCCGGCAAGGTAATGGTGAGCTTTGAAGGTGTCTGCGAACAGTTTGAGGGAAAATCCTGCGCCTTTACAGGTAACCCTGTGCGCCAGAGCTTAACCCAGGTGCCTGACCTGGTCATCCCCAAAACGTTTAGTACAGAACGCCCTTTTCGTATTTTGGTGTTTGGGGGGAGCCAAGGTGCTTCCATTTTTTCGGAAATGGTTCCTGAAGCGCTCTCGCCGTTGGCAGAAAATGGTGCGCCCATTGAGGTCACCCAGCAGGTGCGAGGGGAAGACCCCCAAGCCTTGCAAAGCCGTTACGCTACGATGGGCATTCAAGCCGTTGCCTCGCCTTTTATTGAAGATATGGCATCGGCCTATGCTCAGGCTGATTTAGTTATCTGCCGCAGTGGCGCAACCTCGGTGGCTGAACTTGCGGCAACGGGTCGCCCAGCGATTATGGTGCCCTACCCACATGCGGCGGATGATCATCAAGCCGCCAATGCCGCTGCACTGAGCAATCACCAAGCGGGGTGGTTACGTCGTCAAGAAAAACTGGATGTCCCATGGCTACAGGCGTTTATCACATCCTTGATCATGGAACCTTCACAACTGAAAACGACGGGCAACAATGCCCGACGCCAGGCCAGGACTGAAGCAGATCGCACCATTGCTGATCTGTTAGAGACCATGATCTGA
- a CDS encoding cell division protein FtsQ/DivIB, with protein sequence MNPKKIKGALLAVLLLVGFGWGWQTLHAPGRFPLEDVRVLGNKHTDVAQLIKDLGLDQPVNLLTVHPKQLRKQLLAYPWVRNARVERIFPGMVVIELEEKTPLCMTKKGEQLYLVDQRGERIKPLTIGDPMPLPVVTVDYAPESEKPILIRWLVERLQRNQWIYQRLSEAVGLPGGRWVLYTRKGVKLLHSARMDEELAKLKVLQDRYSILKRSIRQIDLRVTGRAVVKPQT encoded by the coding sequence ATGAACCCAAAAAAAATCAAGGGAGCGTTACTGGCAGTACTTCTCCTTGTCGGGTTCGGTTGGGGTTGGCAGACCCTGCATGCACCTGGACGCTTTCCCCTGGAGGATGTCCGTGTTCTTGGCAACAAGCACACCGATGTCGCTCAACTCATAAAAGATTTAGGGTTGGATCAGCCTGTTAATCTGCTGACGGTTCACCCCAAACAACTGCGTAAGCAGCTGCTGGCCTATCCATGGGTACGAAATGCGCGTGTTGAGCGTATTTTCCCTGGCATGGTGGTTATTGAGCTGGAAGAGAAAACTCCTTTATGCATGACCAAAAAAGGGGAGCAACTCTATCTGGTGGATCAACGGGGTGAACGCATCAAACCGTTGACCATTGGTGATCCTATGCCACTGCCTGTTGTGACCGTGGATTATGCACCAGAGTCGGAAAAGCCGATTTTGATTCGCTGGCTGGTGGAACGTTTACAGCGTAATCAGTGGATCTATCAGCGACTCTCTGAAGCGGTGGGTTTGCCGGGTGGGCGTTGGGTACTTTACACCCGTAAGGGCGTAAAGTTGTTGCACTCGGCCCGTATGGATGAAGAGCTCGCAAAGCTCAAAGTACTGCAGGACCGCTACAGTATTTTAAAACGCAGCATTCGTCAGATTGACCTTCGGGTCACCGGGCGGGCAGTAGTTAAACCTCAGACCTAA
- the ftsZ gene encoding cell division protein FtsZ, producing MTIEFAHTDELEARIKVVGVGGGGGNAVNNMIQSHLEGVEFIVANTDSQALTKSLAPTRIQIGEDITRGLGAGAKPEVGKHAAMETEERLRQSIEGADMVFITAGMGGGTGTGAAPIIARISKELGILTVAVVTKPFHFEGKRRMRQAEEGLEELRDQVDTVITIPNQKLMAAVGKNTTILDAFRKADDVLHQAVRGITDLITHPGHINVDFADVCTVMEEMGQAMMGAAEATGEGRAMEAINNAISSPLLDDASIHGARGVLVNITGGYNLTLQEVDEAVMVVRDMAHEDANIVFGTTLNEQLEDSVRVTVVATGIGQAEQMAFPTQEMASTEAIASQPIQQQPMQQQPAAPMMQQPMQEQPVQQPMQQPVAEAVPNTNVQDLNYIRQMRQERQSRQRRNMDAMHGGHEDFDVPTFLRRQMD from the coding sequence ATGACAATCGAGTTTGCACACACGGATGAACTGGAAGCCCGCATCAAAGTTGTAGGTGTTGGTGGTGGTGGTGGTAATGCAGTCAATAATATGATTCAGTCCCATCTTGAAGGGGTTGAATTTATTGTAGCCAACACAGACTCCCAAGCCTTGACCAAAAGCCTGGCTCCAACACGCATCCAAATCGGAGAAGACATCACCCGTGGTCTCGGAGCTGGCGCTAAGCCTGAAGTAGGCAAGCATGCCGCTATGGAGACCGAAGAACGCCTGCGTCAGTCCATTGAAGGGGCTGATATGGTGTTTATTACGGCCGGCATGGGCGGCGGCACCGGCACAGGCGCAGCCCCTATTATTGCCCGCATTTCTAAAGAGCTGGGCATTCTGACCGTCGCCGTGGTCACCAAGCCTTTCCACTTTGAAGGCAAGCGCCGTATGCGCCAAGCTGAAGAGGGTCTGGAAGAGCTACGTGATCAAGTAGACACTGTGATTACCATTCCCAACCAAAAGCTGATGGCTGCGGTTGGAAAGAACACCACCATTTTAGACGCCTTCCGTAAAGCTGATGATGTACTGCACCAAGCTGTACGTGGTATCACCGATCTGATCACCCACCCTGGCCATATCAATGTTGACTTTGCTGATGTCTGCACGGTTATGGAAGAGATGGGCCAAGCCATGATGGGTGCTGCTGAAGCTACCGGTGAAGGTCGTGCGATGGAAGCCATTAACAATGCCATTTCCAGCCCCTTGCTGGACGATGCATCCATTCACGGTGCCCGTGGCGTCTTGGTTAACATCACTGGTGGTTACAACCTCACGCTGCAAGAAGTGGATGAGGCTGTTATGGTTGTACGTGACATGGCTCATGAAGATGCCAACATTGTATTTGGCACCACGTTGAATGAGCAGTTGGAAGATAGTGTCCGTGTAACGGTTGTGGCAACAGGTATTGGGCAAGCTGAACAAATGGCGTTCCCAACACAAGAGATGGCCAGCACAGAGGCCATTGCTAGCCAGCCGATTCAACAACAACCCATGCAACAGCAGCCTGCAGCCCCTATGATGCAGCAACCGATGCAAGAGCAACCTGTTCAGCAACCCATGCAACAGCCTGTTGCTGAAGCGGTACCAAACACCAACGTTCAAGACCTAAACTACATTCGTCAAATGCGCCAAGAGCGCCAGTCCCGTCAACGTCGTAATATGGACGCTATGCATGGTGGGCATGAGGACTTTGATGTCCCAACCTTCCTGCGTCGTCAAATGGACTGA
- the ftsA gene encoding cell division protein FtsA: MAKHDQNLIIGLDIGTTKICCIVADVQPDGRLDIIGLGTHPSRGLRKGVVIDIDSTVESIRMAVEEAEMMAGVEIRMVYAGIAGAHIASNNSEGVVATKDNEVHATDIQRVLDAARAQSIPMDREILHVIPQEFVLDAQEGIKDPLGMAGVRLEARVHLVTGAVASAQNIVKCANRCGLDVGDIILEQLASAEACLTDDEKELGCCLLDIGGGTADIAIYADGHIKHTAVLAIGGDHMTNDIAVGLRTPTREAEQLKRKFGCALSSLVGPDETIEVPSIGERPPRSLGRHILAEIIEPRVEELFTLVQREIARSGFEEQIAAGIVLTGGASNTEGMVELAEEIFNKPVRRGLPQGVGGLTDVIANPSFATATGLVLYANRFGQESTMRFAQDDVGGSRSVVSRMRSWFGDIF; this comes from the coding sequence ATGGCCAAGCATGACCAAAACCTGATTATCGGACTGGATATCGGTACCACAAAAATCTGCTGCATTGTCGCAGATGTGCAACCCGATGGCCGTCTGGATATTATCGGCCTTGGCACCCACCCTTCGCGGGGTCTTCGCAAAGGTGTGGTGATCGATATCGATTCCACCGTGGAGAGCATCCGCATGGCGGTGGAAGAAGCTGAGATGATGGCCGGTGTTGAGATCCGCATGGTCTATGCGGGTATCGCCGGTGCACATATCGCCAGCAATAACTCGGAAGGGGTTGTTGCGACAAAAGATAATGAAGTCCATGCTACAGATATCCAGCGTGTACTGGATGCTGCGCGGGCCCAATCCATTCCTATGGATCGTGAAATTCTTCATGTCATTCCACAAGAGTTTGTGTTGGATGCCCAAGAGGGCATTAAAGACCCACTTGGCATGGCGGGTGTGCGTTTAGAGGCTCGGGTGCATTTGGTCACCGGTGCAGTGGCATCGGCTCAAAATATTGTAAAATGTGCCAACCGTTGTGGCTTGGATGTTGGTGATATCATTTTGGAACAGCTCGCTTCTGCAGAAGCCTGCTTGACCGATGATGAAAAAGAGCTGGGTTGCTGCTTGTTGGATATTGGTGGTGGTACGGCAGATATTGCGATCTATGCCGATGGTCATATCAAGCACACAGCCGTACTGGCGATTGGTGGTGACCACATGACCAACGATATTGCGGTTGGTCTGCGTACACCGACGCGTGAGGCCGAACAGCTTAAGCGTAAGTTTGGTTGTGCCCTATCCTCTTTGGTGGGCCCTGACGAGACCATTGAAGTTCCAAGCATTGGTGAACGCCCCCCCCGCTCATTGGGTCGACATATCTTGGCAGAGATTATCGAACCCCGTGTCGAGGAGCTGTTTACCCTGGTGCAGCGTGAAATTGCGCGCTCCGGATTTGAAGAACAGATTGCCGCAGGTATTGTGTTGACAGGCGGCGCTTCCAACACCGAAGGAATGGTGGAGCTGGCTGAGGAGATCTTTAACAAGCCTGTTCGTAGAGGACTACCCCAAGGGGTTGGTGGCTTGACGGATGTGATCGCTAACCCCAGCTTTGCAACGGCAACAGGTTTGGTCCTGTATGCCAATCGATTTGGGCAAGAGTCTACCATGCGGTTCGCACAGGATGATGTCGGTGGCAGCCGATCTGTGGTTTCACGCATGCGTTCCTGGTTTGGTGATATCTTTTGA
- a CDS encoding D-alanine--D-alanine ligase family protein: MDWKLKKIGVLYGGLSDEREVSLKSGQTLYDALASLEYDVVAIDVGRDLARVLETEGIEVAVLALHGPMGEDGTVQGLLELMGIPYTGPNVTASAICMDKGLTKRLFHSEGLPTPAWVELAGDHEEADELVDNFLGDFPGTAFVKPLDSGSSVGISRTESKDDLIRGVAKALTVSRRCMVERAIEGRELTLTILDGEAFPIIEIVPKQGFYDFKSKYTAGMTDYLVPAPNLDEETTETVVKMGLAAYYITGCRGLVRADFILDAEGTPWLLELNTIPGMTENSLAPKAARAAGLEVPQLAERMLHGAHLK, encoded by the coding sequence ATGGATTGGAAACTTAAAAAAATTGGTGTGCTCTACGGTGGCCTTTCCGATGAGCGCGAAGTAAGCCTAAAGAGCGGCCAGACCCTTTATGATGCCTTGGCCTCCCTCGAATATGATGTTGTTGCCATTGATGTCGGTCGTGACCTGGCCCGCGTCCTTGAGACCGAAGGTATTGAAGTGGCCGTATTGGCCCTGCACGGTCCGATGGGGGAAGATGGCACCGTTCAAGGTTTGCTGGAACTCATGGGCATTCCCTATACCGGTCCAAACGTGACAGCTTCGGCCATCTGCATGGATAAAGGGCTGACAAAGCGCCTGTTTCATAGCGAAGGTTTACCAACACCCGCCTGGGTTGAGCTGGCCGGTGACCATGAAGAAGCCGACGAACTGGTCGACAATTTCCTGGGCGATTTCCCCGGCACGGCTTTTGTTAAGCCGCTTGATTCAGGCTCCAGCGTTGGCATTAGCCGGACTGAAAGTAAAGATGATCTCATTCGCGGTGTCGCGAAAGCACTCACCGTCTCTCGCCGGTGCATGGTTGAACGCGCCATTGAGGGACGTGAGTTAACCTTGACGATCTTAGATGGTGAAGCTTTTCCCATCATTGAGATTGTGCCTAAACAGGGCTTTTACGACTTTAAAAGTAAGTATACCGCAGGTATGACCGATTATTTGGTCCCTGCCCCTAATCTGGATGAAGAGACCACAGAGACGGTTGTGAAAATGGGCTTAGCTGCCTACTATATCACCGGCTGTCGCGGGCTCGTACGGGCGGATTTCATCCTGGATGCTGAGGGAACACCGTGGTTGTTAGAGTTAAACACCATCCCTGGCATGACAGAGAACAGTTTGGCACCCAAAGCAGCCCGGGCAGCGGGTCTTGAGGTTCCTCAACTAGCAGAGCGCATGCTCCACGGTGCGCATTTAAAATAA